The Devosia sp. SD17-2 genome includes a region encoding these proteins:
- a CDS encoding DUF3828 domain-containing protein — translation MRRLVLAFGFAAALVASAAAQEFDSPEALLETFYEPYFTGAFAEDESIFRSAFLQELYEQDEANTPIGEMGALGFDPYINGQDFDIADFEIVATEVEGDVATAEVYFTNFGEPTELIYDLVFEDNGWRIDDVTSISPGREYRLSEIFLETLGVEP, via the coding sequence ATGCGTCGTCTGGTACTCGCCTTCGGATTTGCCGCCGCGTTGGTGGCCTCCGCCGCCGCGCAGGAGTTTGATAGTCCCGAAGCATTGCTCGAGACCTTTTACGAGCCCTATTTCACCGGCGCCTTCGCCGAGGATGAATCCATCTTCCGCTCGGCGTTCCTGCAGGAGCTCTACGAGCAGGATGAGGCCAATACACCCATCGGCGAAATGGGCGCGCTGGGCTTTGATCCCTATATCAACGGGCAGGATTTCGACATCGCCGACTTCGAGATCGTCGCTACCGAGGTCGAGGGGGATGTGGCGACGGCCGAGGTCTACTTCACCAATTTCGGCGAGCCGACCGAGCTGATCTACGATCTGGTGTTCGAGGACAATGGCTGGCGCATCGATGATGTCACCTCGATCTCGCCGGGTCGGGAATATCGCCTGAGCGAGATTTTCCTCGAAACTCTGGGCGTCGAGCCCTGA
- a CDS encoding aminopeptidase P family protein, producing the protein MSTPSFAPALFQSFEEKSDPSHVAPRLAALRQAMKQAGVDAFLIPRADAHRGESVPASEARLAYVTGFTGSAGMAMVTADKAHLFIDSRYTLQAPAQTDTNLVEVHEVPSMSFDLKPYVPAGAVLAYDPWLHTPGSVRDMETQLRGHAKIVSHANLVDSVWEDRPAPPVSTIEFLGHNRAGKTAADKIAEIQASLKADGADAAVLTLPESICWLFNMRGRDVPNTPFVLGFATVPAEGSPLLYLDPAKITPELKNALSGIADVAASTDLPGALEALGKDGKSVLVDPHSAPMAVADTLTKAGARLVDKRDPVLLPKSRKNDAELAGMREAHKLDGVALAKFLHWFDSEAPKGQLTEIGIVTALEAFRREEESCIDASFDTISGAGPNGAIVHYRVTTKTDRTLKAGEIMLVDSGAQYLSGTTDITRTLSTGSATAEQKDRYTRVLKGMIAISMARFPRGTSGAQIDVLARQFLWADGVTYNHGTGHGVGAFLGVHEGPIGISSRYPLPLEVGNVISNEPGYYKAGEYGIRIENLIVVQECAGYPGYLDFETITLAPIDTRLIALELLTAAERDWLNAFHARVWTEIGPLVSGDVKAWLEQATKAI; encoded by the coding sequence ATGAGCACACCCAGTTTCGCCCCTGCCCTATTCCAGAGCTTTGAGGAAAAGAGCGACCCCAGCCACGTGGCGCCGCGCCTGGCAGCCCTGCGCCAGGCCATGAAACAGGCCGGCGTCGACGCCTTCCTCATTCCCCGCGCCGATGCCCATCGCGGCGAATCCGTGCCGGCGAGCGAGGCGCGCCTCGCCTATGTCACCGGCTTTACCGGTTCAGCGGGCATGGCGATGGTCACTGCCGACAAGGCCCACCTCTTCATCGACAGCCGCTACACACTGCAGGCCCCGGCGCAGACCGACACCAATCTGGTCGAGGTGCACGAAGTGCCCAGCATGAGTTTTGACCTGAAACCCTATGTGCCCGCTGGGGCCGTGCTGGCCTATGACCCGTGGCTGCATACACCGGGCAGCGTGCGCGACATGGAAACGCAATTGCGGGGCCACGCCAAAATCGTGTCCCATGCCAATCTCGTCGATAGTGTCTGGGAAGACCGCCCTGCTCCGCCCGTCAGCACGATCGAATTTCTGGGCCACAACCGCGCCGGCAAGACCGCCGCGGACAAGATCGCCGAGATCCAGGCCTCGCTGAAGGCCGACGGCGCCGATGCCGCCGTGCTGACCCTGCCTGAGTCCATCTGCTGGCTGTTCAACATGCGCGGGCGCGATGTACCGAACACGCCGTTCGTGCTCGGCTTTGCCACCGTGCCAGCGGAAGGCAGCCCGCTGCTCTATCTCGATCCGGCCAAGATCACGCCGGAGCTGAAAAACGCTCTGTCCGGCATCGCCGATGTGGCAGCCAGCACCGATCTGCCCGGCGCGCTTGAAGCCCTGGGCAAGGACGGCAAATCCGTGCTGGTGGACCCGCACTCCGCGCCCATGGCCGTCGCCGATACGCTCACCAAGGCGGGAGCAAGACTGGTCGACAAGCGCGACCCGGTGCTGCTGCCAAAATCGCGCAAAAATGACGCTGAACTGGCCGGCATGCGCGAGGCGCACAAGCTCGACGGCGTGGCCCTGGCAAAATTCCTCCACTGGTTCGATAGCGAAGCGCCAAAGGGACAGCTGACCGAAATCGGCATTGTCACCGCACTGGAGGCGTTCCGCCGCGAGGAAGAGAGCTGCATCGACGCAAGCTTCGACACTATTTCCGGCGCCGGCCCCAACGGGGCGATCGTCCATTACCGCGTGACCACCAAGACCGACCGCACACTCAAGGCCGGGGAAATCATGCTGGTCGACAGCGGCGCGCAATATCTTTCGGGCACCACCGACATCACCCGCACCCTGTCCACCGGCTCGGCCACGGCCGAGCAGAAGGACCGCTATACGCGCGTCCTCAAGGGCATGATCGCCATTTCAATGGCGCGTTTCCCGCGGGGCACCAGCGGCGCGCAGATCGACGTGTTGGCGCGCCAGTTCCTCTGGGCCGATGGCGTCACCTATAATCACGGCACCGGCCATGGCGTCGGCGCCTTCCTCGGCGTGCATGAGGGGCCGATCGGCATCTCCAGCCGCTATCCGCTGCCGCTGGAAGTGGGCAATGTCATTTCCAATGAACCCGGATACTACAAGGCCGGCGAGTACGGCATCCGCATCGAGAACCTGATCGTGGTGCAGGAGTGCGCTGGATATCCCGGCTATCTCGACTTCGAGACCATCACCCTGGCCCCCATTGATACACGGCTGATCGCGCTTGAGCTGCTGACCGCAGCCGAGCGGGACTGGCTCAACGCATTCCATGCGCGTGTGTGGACGGAGATTGGTCCGCTGGTGAGCGGCGACGTCAAAGCTTGGCTCGAACAGGCGACCAAGGCCATTTGA
- a CDS encoding 50S ribosomal protein L11 methyltransferase produces MSVDQISVALTKDQAYALVDAVMERDDLALTASAHENEDTGEWFFEATCDSPPDIDAFNALAKEVLGGTVEFSVETLDPDVNWVAKSLEGLAPVIAGGFYVYGSHETGPIPEGLTPMKIDAAQAFGTGHHQTTTGCLEAIEALLQRDKPQNMIDVGTGTGVLAIALAKRVGVNVLATDIDPVAVTTTEENARDNDVAELIDALEATGLDHEAITARAPYDLVVANILAGPLTELAPGMGGITRQGGTAILSGILNTQADGVIAAYEAAGFKLVDHLKRKEWTTLVLEKH; encoded by the coding sequence ATGTCCGTCGACCAGATCTCCGTCGCTCTCACCAAGGATCAGGCCTATGCACTGGTCGACGCCGTGATGGAGCGGGACGATCTGGCGCTGACCGCATCGGCGCATGAAAACGAAGACACTGGTGAGTGGTTCTTTGAAGCCACCTGCGACAGCCCGCCGGATATCGACGCCTTCAATGCGCTAGCCAAGGAGGTTCTGGGCGGAACGGTGGAATTTTCCGTCGAAACGCTCGACCCCGATGTTAACTGGGTCGCCAAATCGCTCGAGGGCCTCGCCCCGGTGATCGCGGGCGGCTTCTATGTCTATGGCAGCCATGAGACCGGCCCGATCCCCGAAGGCCTGACGCCGATGAAGATCGACGCCGCCCAGGCGTTTGGCACCGGCCACCACCAGACCACCACCGGCTGCCTTGAGGCAATCGAAGCGCTGCTGCAGCGCGACAAGCCGCAGAACATGATCGATGTCGGCACCGGCACCGGCGTTCTCGCCATCGCGCTCGCCAAGCGTGTCGGCGTCAATGTTCTGGCTACCGATATCGACCCAGTTGCGGTGACGACGACCGAAGAGAACGCACGGGACAACGACGTTGCCGAGCTGATCGATGCGCTCGAGGCCACCGGCCTTGACCACGAAGCCATCACTGCCCGCGCGCCCTATGATCTGGTGGTTGCCAATATCCTGGCCGGTCCGCTGACCGAACTGGCCCCCGGCATGGGCGGCATCACCCGCCAGGGTGGGACGGCCATTCTATCGGGCATTCTCAACACCCAGGCCGACGGCGTCATCGCCGCCTATGAGGCTGCCGGTTTCAAGCTGGTGGATCACCTCAAGCGCAAGGAATGGACGACCCTGGTGCTCGAAAAGCACTGA
- a CDS encoding GGDEF domain-containing protein: MFRIQHLQSLGAAVVAFGCLLLGGAAILSNYNDFQRFGHGAEEMRVFVLVLDSANAISAERGPANVAMAAKPSELDEALVALEQSRAKTDDAIAVMIEALTLHHVDDQARLTAITEVLESLNTGRMAVDKVVAVPLEARTTLHVPLAIMAMFRAADSAADLRNEVSGHLVPTTPQIAGEVLLASSASALREQAGRLGSYVVMTLVAPRDEDANYALLMDKTSAIILNIWESGLNNAALFSGNDTIASLVERVEAEYLDDAMPMAIATAHIMGPTNGMSGGSFTEVYVPGMASLESLRNELVELSLTMLETRRLQARQAMIDSALLTALVISVLIGVGAMFRRGLFTPLLALHGEVVALASGDLTTPPKAGNAAREVNDIFEGLAILRENQREKRRLEGLQRQMNLRLKRLSETDTLTGLLNRRALVQRADALFRRAKITGEDMAVVLFDIDHFKNVNDTHGHSVGDEVLAGVAREIGLLTRPTDAFARLGGEEFVIILRRVDLEQAISIVTHFKNQLHRNPVQQPLQLKITASFGIAMRLADSDESWDEIFRRADQHLYAAKNAGRDRIVSDSADTAQRIA, from the coding sequence GTGTTTCGAATTCAACACCTACAGTCGCTGGGAGCAGCAGTCGTGGCCTTTGGCTGCCTGCTGCTTGGCGGCGCGGCCATTCTCAGCAATTACAATGATTTCCAGCGCTTCGGTCACGGCGCTGAGGAAATGCGCGTCTTCGTCCTTGTGCTCGACAGCGCCAATGCCATTTCCGCCGAACGCGGTCCGGCCAATGTCGCTATGGCGGCAAAACCTTCCGAGCTCGACGAGGCGCTGGTCGCACTCGAGCAGAGCCGCGCCAAGACCGACGACGCCATCGCTGTAATGATCGAGGCGCTCACCCTCCACCACGTCGACGACCAGGCCAGGCTCACCGCCATCACCGAGGTTCTGGAAAGCCTCAACACCGGACGGATGGCCGTGGACAAGGTCGTGGCCGTGCCGCTCGAGGCGCGCACCACATTGCATGTGCCACTGGCAATCATGGCTATGTTCCGTGCCGCCGACAGCGCCGCCGATCTGCGCAACGAGGTCAGCGGCCATCTGGTGCCGACAACGCCGCAGATTGCCGGGGAGGTGCTGCTCGCCAGCAGCGCCAGCGCCCTGCGCGAACAGGCCGGCCGGCTCGGCTCCTATGTGGTGATGACACTGGTGGCGCCGCGCGACGAGGACGCCAATTATGCCCTGCTGATGGACAAGACGAGCGCCATCATCCTCAATATATGGGAGAGCGGGCTGAACAATGCCGCGCTCTTTTCCGGCAATGACACCATTGCCAGCCTCGTGGAACGCGTCGAGGCCGAATATCTCGACGACGCCATGCCCATGGCCATCGCCACCGCCCATATCATGGGGCCGACCAATGGCATGTCGGGCGGCTCCTTCACCGAAGTCTATGTCCCGGGCATGGCAAGCCTCGAGAGCCTGCGCAATGAGCTGGTCGAACTCTCGCTCACCATGCTCGAGACACGCCGCCTGCAGGCGCGGCAGGCCATGATCGATTCCGCCCTCCTCACCGCGCTGGTGATTTCCGTGCTGATCGGGGTGGGGGCAATGTTTCGGCGCGGGCTCTTCACCCCGCTCCTCGCCCTGCATGGCGAGGTCGTGGCCCTCGCCAGCGGCGATCTCACCACGCCGCCCAAGGCAGGCAATGCGGCCCGCGAGGTCAACGATATTTTCGAGGGTCTGGCCATCCTGCGGGAAAACCAGCGGGAGAAGCGGCGGCTAGAAGGTCTGCAAAGGCAGATGAACCTTCGGCTCAAGCGCCTCTCCGAAACCGATACTCTCACCGGCCTGCTCAATCGCCGGGCTCTCGTGCAACGCGCCGACGCGCTGTTCCGACGGGCAAAAATCACCGGCGAAGACATGGCCGTGGTTCTGTTCGACATCGACCACTTCAAGAACGTCAACGACACCCATGGCCATTCGGTCGGCGATGAAGTGCTGGCCGGTGTGGCACGCGAAATCGGCCTACTGACCCGCCCCACCGATGCTTTTGCGCGGCTGGGGGGCGAGGAGTTTGTCATCATCCTGCGCCGCGTCGATCTGGAACAGGCGATCAGCATCGTGACCCATTTCAAGAACCAGCTGCATCGCAATCCGGTCCAGCAGCCCCTGCAATTGAAGATCACCGCGAGCTTCGGCATTGCCATGCGCCTCGCCGATTCCGACGAAAGCTGGGACGAAATCTTCCGCCGGGCAGACCAGCATCTCTACGCTGCCAAGAATGCCGGCCGCGACCGGATTGTCAGCGACAGCGCCGACACCGCCCAGCGCATCGCCTGA
- a CDS encoding heavy metal-binding domain-containing protein, with translation MIISTTPTLEGRAIREYLGIATGEVIVGANIFKDLFAGIRDIVGGRAGAYESTLRDARRQAFAELEEEARRIGADAVVGVDIDYEVVGQGGSMLMVSVSGTAVRL, from the coding sequence ATGATCATTTCCACCACGCCGACGCTCGAAGGCCGGGCTATTCGGGAGTATCTCGGCATTGCCACGGGCGAGGTGATTGTCGGGGCTAATATCTTCAAGGATCTGTTTGCCGGCATCCGCGATATCGTGGGTGGTCGGGCCGGTGCTTATGAATCGACACTGCGCGATGCGCGCCGACAGGCCTTTGCCGAGCTGGAAGAAGAAGCAAGGCGCATAGGTGCCGATGCGGTCGTGGGTGTCGACATCGACTATGAAGTCGTCGGCCAAGGCGGGTCGATGCTGATGGTTTCGGTATCGGGAACGGCCGTACGTCTCTGA
- a CDS encoding UvrD-helicase domain-containing protein, whose protein sequence is MVEPAPLHRPQGGPITSQLRGASVPDYLAGLNAEQREAVLSTEGPLLVLAGAGTGKTRVLTTRIAHILNQRMAWGSQILAVTFTNKAASEMKRRIHEIVPNFDGLPWMGTFHSVSARILRSHAELVDLKPQFTILDTDDQIRLIKQLLAAENIDEKRWPARQFAGMLDAWKNRGWLPKDVPASDSGYYANGKGGKLYYDYQARLKTLNAADFGDLLLECIRLFRENPEVLAEYHRKFKYMLVDEYQDSNTAQYLWLRLLAQGKPAPEANICVVGDDDQSIYGWRGAEVDNILRFEKDFPGAKVIKLERNYRSTANILKAASTLIANNEGRLGKTLHTDIAEGGELVSFTQVYDSEEEARTIGEEIEQYQRAGEPLNSMAILVRASFQMREFEERFITLGLNYRVVGGPRFYERKEIRDALAYLRLVAQPADDLAFERIINVPKRGLGDTTVNMLTATARHQNIPLLASTRMMVETEDLKPKQRSTLRSLVNQFDDWSYRSQTLPPYQLVEQILEESGYMDMLAADKSAESEGRKENLKELSRSMEEFETLGGFLEHISLVMDRDSADASDAVTIMTLHSAKGLEFNTVFLPGWEDGTFPSQRSMDESGRAGLEEERRLGYVGITRGRKRVRISAAQNRRIHGLWQSAIPSRFIDELPPEAVEVTDRGSAYGGYSYGGGAASRFNKADPFESVYETPGWQRARANQASRKSGGPMTIEGELVARSVDLGSQSSSYVLGDRVFHLKFGYGEVITIEGNKLTIDFEKAGTKKVLESFVKKG, encoded by the coding sequence ATGGTCGAACCCGCCCCCCTGCACCGCCCCCAAGGCGGGCCCATCACCAGCCAGCTGCGCGGCGCGAGTGTGCCCGACTATCTGGCTGGCCTGAACGCCGAACAGCGCGAAGCCGTGCTTTCGACCGAAGGGCCGCTGCTCGTGCTGGCGGGCGCCGGTACGGGCAAGACGCGCGTGCTGACCACGCGTATCGCCCATATTCTCAACCAGCGTATGGCATGGGGCAGCCAGATCCTGGCGGTGACCTTCACCAACAAGGCCGCCAGCGAAATGAAGCGGCGCATCCACGAGATCGTGCCCAATTTCGACGGCCTGCCGTGGATGGGGACGTTCCACTCGGTGTCGGCGCGCATCTTGCGCAGCCATGCCGAACTGGTGGACCTCAAACCCCAGTTCACCATCCTTGATACCGACGACCAGATCCGGCTGATCAAGCAGTTGCTGGCGGCGGAGAACATCGACGAGAAGCGCTGGCCCGCCCGGCAGTTCGCCGGCATGCTGGATGCATGGAAGAACCGCGGCTGGCTGCCCAAGGATGTGCCGGCCAGCGACAGCGGCTATTACGCCAACGGCAAGGGCGGAAAACTCTATTACGACTATCAGGCGCGGCTGAAGACGCTGAACGCCGCCGACTTCGGCGATCTGCTGCTCGAATGTATCCGGCTGTTCCGCGAGAACCCGGAAGTGCTGGCCGAATATCATCGCAAATTCAAATATATGCTGGTGGACGAGTACCAAGACAGCAACACCGCCCAATATCTGTGGCTGCGGCTGCTGGCACAGGGCAAGCCAGCTCCGGAAGCCAATATCTGCGTGGTGGGCGACGACGACCAGTCGATCTATGGCTGGCGCGGCGCCGAGGTGGACAACATCCTGCGCTTCGAAAAGGATTTCCCGGGCGCCAAGGTGATCAAGCTCGAGCGCAATTATCGCTCGACGGCCAATATATTGAAGGCCGCCTCGACGCTGATCGCCAATAATGAAGGCCGGTTGGGCAAGACGCTGCACACCGACATTGCCGAGGGCGGCGAGCTGGTCTCGTTCACCCAGGTCTATGACAGCGAGGAAGAAGCCCGCACCATCGGCGAGGAAATCGAGCAGTATCAGCGCGCTGGCGAACCGCTCAACTCCATGGCGATCCTCGTGCGCGCCTCCTTCCAGATGCGCGAGTTCGAAGAGCGCTTCATCACGCTGGGACTCAATTATCGCGTCGTCGGCGGCCCGCGCTTTTATGAGCGCAAGGAAATCCGCGATGCTCTGGCCTATCTGCGGCTCGTGGCACAACCGGCCGACGACCTCGCCTTCGAGCGCATCATCAACGTGCCCAAGCGCGGCCTCGGCGACACCACAGTCAACATGCTGACCGCGACGGCGCGGCACCAGAACATTCCCCTCCTCGCCTCAACACGCATGATGGTGGAAACCGAGGACCTCAAGCCCAAGCAGCGCTCGACCCTGCGCAGCCTCGTCAACCAGTTCGATGACTGGTCCTATCGCTCCCAGACCCTGCCGCCCTATCAGCTGGTCGAGCAGATCCTCGAGGAAAGCGGCTATATGGACATGCTGGCGGCTGACAAATCCGCGGAGTCCGAAGGGCGCAAGGAAAACCTCAAGGAACTCAGCCGTTCCATGGAGGAGTTCGAGACCCTCGGCGGCTTCCTCGAACACATCTCTCTGGTGATGGACCGCGACAGCGCCGACGCCAGCGACGCTGTCACCATCATGACGCTGCACTCGGCCAAGGGGCTGGAATTCAACACCGTGTTCCTGCCCGGCTGGGAGGATGGCACCTTCCCCAGCCAGCGCTCGATGGATGAAAGCGGTCGCGCGGGCCTCGAAGAAGAACGTCGCCTCGGGTATGTCGGCATCACCCGCGGGCGCAAGCGCGTGCGCATTTCGGCGGCACAGAACCGGCGTATCCACGGGCTCTGGCAGTCTGCCATTCCCTCCCGCTTCATCGACGAACTGCCGCCTGAGGCGGTGGAGGTGACCGATCGCGGCTCGGCCTATGGCGGCTACAGTTATGGCGGTGGCGCGGCGAGCCGCTTCAACAAGGCTGACCCGTTCGAAAGCGTCTACGAGACGCCAGGCTGGCAGCGCGCCCGCGCCAATCAGGCCAGCCGCAAGAGCGGCGGACCGATGACCATCGAAGGCGAGCTGGTCGCCCGCTCGGTCGATCTCGGCAGCCAGTCGAGCAGCTATGTGTTGGGCGACCGCGTCTTCCACCTCAAGTTCGGCTATGGCGAGGTGATCACCATCGAAGGCAACAAGCTGACCATCGATTTTGAAAAGGCCGGGACCAAGAAGGTTTTGGAGAGTTTTGTGAAGAAGGGCTAA